ATCGCAGTACGAATTGGCGGAGAAACTTGTTTCTCTACATTTGATGACGCAGAGAAACTTCTTTCTGATCAGAACCGCTTAATGCGATCTATCTTTAATAAGCAGATTTTCGACAGGTGGGCCCTTTAGAAACTCGAGATTTATTACCCTCGCAAATGCTATTGAGGCTGAGGGAAAAACTTGGACAGAAAAATAATACACGCGAAACTAACCAAAGCGAAGGATAGAGGACTGAGAAAATTTTCTCGCAGGCGCGAGTGTCATAAATCGTTCGCACCGTTGATACAAAAAAGTTTGAGTTTTACTTGCTCTTGCTTTCGGCAGACACACCATGGGTCCAGATATTgttctatttatattttcaatttttgttacaTTCTAATGAAGCACCACAAAACTTGTATCGACATAACAGTATTTTCTTATATGTTCATATACACACAAAACATATTAACAAGGCTTCGTATAAAAAGATGGATCATCCTGTATGTATGACGATAGCTTCATATTCAAACTATTTTGTGCAAAATGTTGTTACCCACGCACGaacttaaatagaaatttgtttcactgAAGTTTCTAACTACTACTTTATGttggatattttatgtatttgtgGATATTATATGAATTATGAGCACTTCTTCATAAATGTCGCATTAATGCATCAAAAATCGCAACCTACTCATATCGTATTATCATCTTCGGTAACAAACGATTAATGCTGATAAAATTCGAAATCTTTTCAGAAGATTTGAATGTACTTATTTCTAGGAATGGTCCGATCATGATGTTCGAAGCCTCACCTCTTATTTCGTAATATGCGCATCACTCACTTTCAATACatttgtattatgttatatcggcGAAGTGCTAATAGAACAGGTACCAGAGACACGTTAACGCGAAGATGTCTAGCGATCAAAACCGTGGAATCCACGACTAATCTAACGAATTGTTGACAGTGCATGAAAGTTGGTGAGATAGTCTATATGACAAATTGGTATTTCTTACCCAGGAAAAGAATCCTTGAGTTGATTTTGATCATCGCAAGATCGAGTGTGGTCATTGAAATCACTGCAGGAAAATTAATTCACATGTCCATACACACGTTCGCTGATGTAAGTCACATTATTGTATGTATCTACGAATATGTATCTTTCTTTGCAGACTAAAAAATTTGCTATTCCAGGTGATGAGATTGGCCTTCGCGTATCTTAATATACTGTGTCAAATGACATGACTGAATGCACTTCTAATGAATTTCTTACTTATATACTATTGTAGATGAAGTTGTAGAGTTTGAAATACAAACATTGGTGACACATTTTAATGTCTTGTGATTTTATCAATATCTATATACTGTTCCTTAATTTTATGCTTTCATTGAGAGTCTTCAAACAGTATCGAATTAAGTATCAGACGGTGTTCGTGCAACAATATCAGATCAAATATCAGAGTTGCGACTACAGTGTAACAGTGTAATTTTGCTAATAatgatttcaattttattcgtaattttattcgtaataataGATATCTAGTCTTAAAATCGGTATTTGTAAATACCGGCAGAagtaatgaaaattattatttactataaaatttattataattacaagCATAATTACACATAACACAATTACGTATCACAACCCATCTTCTACTAAAAGTTTCAGAACATACACTCTAAAAGTTGGGGACACGAATGAGTCATTGCATGCACACCATCCACTTCACACGATACCAACCAGCAATTTTCAAGAGCATATACTTTCATACTATTCTAAAACAAGTTCTGTCGACTAGGCAAATCGATTAATTGAACAAACATCTAAAAAACACGCGCAAGCGTTGCACTGCTCCGTGCATCCCCCATTGATGCACGGCTACTTTCTAACAACAGCTTCATTTCGCGATGACGAACGAACCAGTGATCACAGAAGAcgacagcaacagcaacagtgACTACAGTCTTCAATTGAATCGATGGTTCTTAAAACCGATTGGTGCATGGCCATCGTCTCCATCCACCACAAGACTGGAAAAgattgtttcatttattttaaacaTCATTTGCTTCACCTCCGTAATCGTCACTGCGATTCCTAGTCTGTTACTAATGATTCTAGAAGACGAAAGCATTTACATGAAACTGAAGACACTGGGACCTGTCAGTCATTGGTTCGTCAGCAGCGCCAATTACACGGCTTTGTTAATACGCGGCAGGGACATACGACATTGCGTGGAACACATTGAAGCTGACTGGCGAACAGTGACTAGAGAGGAGGATCAACACGTGATGATGAAGAACGCGAAATTCGGTCGCTATGTAGCTGCTTCGTGCGCCGTTTTCATGCAGGCTGGCGTTTTGTGCTTTTGCTTTGTGACAGCGTTAACTACAACCGAGATTCAAATTGGAAACGAGACGAGGGTCTTACACGTGTTACCTTGTGCAGTATACAAGAAGTTGGTGAACGTCGATGAAAGTCCAGCAAACGAAATCATGctttttttacaaatttggGCCGCTCTTATCGCGAACTCTAGTACGGTTGGAATTTTTAGTCTCGCAGCTGTGCTAGCTGCTCACGCGTGTGGTCAATTGGACGTAATTATGATGTGGATTACTAAATTTGTTAAGGAAGCAAGAGAGCAAAAGGAAACTAGTAGTTTTCGGAAAATTGGAGTAATCGTAGAGCGACACCTGAGGACGTTGAAGTAAGATCtatttttaattcgttttttcttgttgttgttgtttCGAGAGTGATCATTGGTACTACATTATGTGTTAATTACAGTTTTATCTCGTGCATCGAGGATGTGATGAACAGGATATATTTTTTAGAGATGTTCAGGTGTACGATGGATATATGCGTAATTGGCTACTATATTCTTTCGGTacgtattaaatatattattattatttgtctgTTTTTCCAAATCACATTCAGGGTTCAATTTTgcttattattatgttattcaCTGTACGATTTCTTTTTAGGAATGGGCTGACCGCGATATTCAGAATTTATCTACGTATTTTATGATGCTCATTTCAAtctgttttaatattttcgtaataTGCTACATCGGTGAAATATTGACAGAACAGGTATTTGAGAGTCGTTAACACCAAAACTACCACTATAGCCAAAAtgaataattgataattttgaATAGAAATTCTATGGATTTGCAACTATGCATTTTCGATAACACGAATGATCTTTTCTTTTCATATATCTCTCTTTTGGTATCTTTCTTGCGCGTTTTATATTATAGCCATTTGTAGTtctaatattaatgttattgTCAAGTGacgtaaatattaatatcaaataatataaatacgaaAAATCAAAATCGTGATCCCTACTAATTAAATAAACTGTTCTCAGTGCCAAAAGGTTGGGGAGGTGGTTTATATGACAAACTGGTATTATTTACCCGATAAAATAATCCTCGACTTGATTTTGATCATCGCGCGATCGAGCATGGTCGTTCATATCACTGCTGGAAAATTGGTTCACATGTCTGTATACACATTCGGTGATGTATGTCAATTTGTCTCTTGTATTTACTCTCCTGTATATGTATGTCCGCCCACGTGAAATATTTTGTTGTTACAGGTGGTAAAGACTGGTTTCGCATATTTGAACCTGTTACGACAAATGACGTGATTAAATTTTGACGGATTTAACGATTTTGTCGGATTTTCTATTTGAATATTTCTGTAGGTgatgtaaaatttgaaatacaaTACAAATTTGAATACAGTGGTAACACAATcacgattaatattttttatcagtaGAATACGATGTGCTATATTTGAGATTTTTTAACCTTTGAGCTACGAACCTTTGAACTATGAATCTACGAACTTTTTAGGTCTGTATCCTCGTTGATTATAtcattttttgctttttttctatACGGAAATGCGTATATATGAATATTCAGcgatttaaatagaaaatctttcacaaatatgaaaaatataattctagAACTAACGTATAACTGATGTATTAAATTCTTACACGATGTATTTGCATTTCAATTGATTAATATAGTTTCATTACCTTTCAAATACTTTTCGCGGGATTTTTATAATGAATATTTTCCTCCTTGGTCAACGTAATCAAATAATCGAATTTgtgttatacatataaaaaaacaAACAGTCCATTAAGAGCCATCATATGCTCGTGAGAATATCTAGTACGTGCTATGGCGATAATGTGTGGCGCTTCTTAGTTTCTAGTTTTACCTATATACAACAGAAAGTACCCTAAGAAACATGACAAGTTTTCACGAATGGAAATTCATCCCCTAAAAAGTGATTTCTTCGACCTGCTGCAAAATAGGCAGCATATTCGCTGacactaaaaaaaaaatcaattaatTCATGACCCTCAACATCATGAATTCCGTGGTACTAAAATCGTAAATAACGCGTGAAGTATTACATGCAGTACAAGCAAGAACTCCGAAGGGCTCGAACCCTTTGAAGGGTAACAGGTGCACCATGGCGACGAGCGGTCGAAAAGAAACTCGCACACGTGCCATTTTACCATAGCATTAAACGTGAAACTTGAGGGTTTCAGTCGACAAACGATCTCCGCGAAGTAATCATGGTAGACTTGTCTAGTGAACCACCGATATTTAACACTTTTTACCCTCGTGATATCGAATATACTATCCAAGTGTACGACGCTGGCAGCTCGAAGACGAGGATCAAGACTATTGGTCCGTTGCATAAAACACACAGAACTCGACTAGCAGGTCGTTAAAAATGCCAGCGATCGCGAATTGATGTTGAAAAACGCGAGAATCGGACGTTCCATTGTTTTCGTAGCTGCATTGTGCACGTATAGTGGCGTTCTGATCTGTAATGTAACTGAAGCCTTTAAGAAGATTGTGTTTCATGTGGCGAATGACAGTTATTTCATGTGTTCGTTACCTTGTCCGATTTAGAAAAATCTGTTGGACGTTAGATTCAGCCCGACGAATGACATCGTGCTCATTGTACAGACTCTTTCTGGGATCATCGTGATGTGGAAGCTTATTGCTTGGTCGTTATCCTAGCGATCCATAGAAATGGTCCATTGAACGTGGTGATGGCCAGGTTCGATAGTTTGGTGGATACGAAGGTCAAGGAGGaatagaaagaagagaaaggaatTATTGTGGAGCATCACCTGCACACATTAAGGTATTTACTGGTTATTGTATTGTTATTTATACACACGTATATGTCTCGTTAGCTGAGACAGATTATTTGACGACATTAGTGAGAATATGTTGATTATTCACCTTCTCGCTGATTATTATTTGTACTTGAGCTAGATATCCTTTTAAGATAAGTGCAAGCTATTGTATTGTACGTTGTACGTTGAATATGTGTTTCaaaatagaaacaaaataatttatatgttgAAAATGTTTCAACAATATCTTCTGGTGTCTTCTCTACGTAATTTCTCGACAAAAATCGATACTGGAATTGCATATGCTATCGTGTATACGTCCATGGTGTTTAATATTGTCTCTCTACTACTCCGGAAATTGTAATCCCTCGCGATCGCATGCCGATTCGCTCAACGAATTCTTACCTCTTGATTCTATCAGGAACGGTTACTACAGAACGTAAA
The Bombus vancouverensis nearcticus chromosome 6, iyBomVanc1_principal, whole genome shotgun sequence DNA segment above includes these coding regions:
- the LOC117157677 gene encoding odorant receptor 4-like codes for the protein MTNEPVITEDDSNSNSDYSLQLNRWFLKPIGAWPSSPSTTRLEKIVSFILNIICFTSVIVTAIPSLLLMILEDESIYMKLKTLGPVSHWFVSSANYTALLIRGRDIRHCVEHIEADWRTVTREEDQHVMMKNAKFGRYVAASCAVFMQAGVLCFCFVTALTTTEIQIGNETRVLHVLPCAVYKKLVNVDESPANEIMLFLQIWAALIANSSTVGIFSLAAVLAAHACGQLDVIMMWITKFVKEAREQKETSSFRKIGVIVERHLRTLNFISCIEDVMNRIYFLEMFRCTMDICVIGYYILSEWADRDIQNLSTYFMMLISICFNIFVICYIGEILTEQCQKVGEVVYMTNWYYLPDKIILDLILIIARSSMVVHITAGKLVHMSVYTFGDVVKTGFAYLNLLRQMT